aaaaaccatatatcggctGTATTTTTGTGTATCGGTATTGGATCAGTACCATGACagaaaaagcagcagatacaaatatatgtatttatttagaaatacatgctcatgtgcATCAAATGATGCATCTCCTGCATTACAATGTTGTTGTTACTACTTAAATGTATTATCAACTATATTTGTAGCAATATAAATAAGCTAAATTGGTCCTTTataatcaaatttctagtaaaattTGCAGGAAGATACCCTTGTAGTACCATATCGGATTGGCTATGTTTATCGGCATGAAAATATTATTCAATATCTATCGGCTGGTTATTggaatatcagcaaaatctatATTGGTGCAACAGTAGCTGCAGGGGTGGATTTAGGATTTACAAGGGggaagggggggctaactcaaggtactaatctctcatgtaaaggtgtgcaaagcatgccttaaagcatgctggaactagggaggTCTGGAGGCatccccccaggaaaattttgaaaaatagatgctaaaatatcGCAATTTGGAGATATTTCCACATACAAATGCTTGTTTTgcctttaaatattttatatactgtccTTTAGATTAGGTAGCCCTGCAGCATATTTTGTCAATGAAAGGTTTGGGTAAGTTCAGACAACCAACACCCTATCACAAACTAGAAAACTTTGAAATTTGACTGATATGTACAAGATTGAATCTCAGAGCATTTTCAGTTAAGTACATAATGACTGTACAAGTATTGATGAATCAGTTACAATGAAGGCCTTTTAAACAAATGAGTGCACTTCAAAGTGATACAGGCCCTTGTTGTACCTTAAGTACAAATCCAGTGATAATGCCTTCAAAAGGTGGTTATAAGGTGGATTTAATGAGTATTTGCACTATTAGTGATCATTATaactatgctaagacaaaagttCATTATAATCTTCATATCAAGTAAAGTCTAAAAGTGAaggaggggggcttcagcccccaaagcccctcccctagatccacccctgagcTGCCACAATACAGTTGTCAACTTGTGCCAATTGGAAAAACTTTAAGCCTGGTTTTATCATAGGGTTAAAtgtcataatatgtgaccggatctgcgaaaaggggtcttatagcctttccaaatttccaagtttgacaagtCATAACTCATCTTGTgtttgtcttaaaattacatccaggaatagtgctgtGTTAAGAGTGTACAGTGAccaatttcaggctggtaccatactcaccagtcaagttatggattgccaagtacatgcaattggaaaggctataagaccccatccgatcacatatgttgCCACTATGATACCAGTATTGCATTGCTATACATGTCCATACTGAGTCTGTTTACTAAGTCAGTATGGCAGTCAATGAATCACTAGCTACATTATCACCACAATGGTTTAACCACATAGCATAATATATTATAGGGATTCAGGGGCATATCCAGAATTTTTCCAAGGGGGTTTCCAAATTTGATAGTGAACTTGATGCAGAGGTCTGGGGCACAGCCCCAGTTGCTGACAGATTTCAAACATTAAACGCTTCACAATTTACTAGTTTGTACTCTATGGATAATGCAAACTATGGCCGTCTTCAATATGTGCTTAGTTGCTTAGTTCCCTTTAGGTTCTATCAATTATGGTTTTAATAATTAtgaaacattaaattttgaTTCTTTAACTGGAGAATTTTGGATATAATTACAGCTATTTGGATCTGGCACTACAATACTGCATTTACATTATTCTTACCTGCAATCTGTTATGGATGTTCTGTTACTGTACTttagactgctttattagaatacatctgtctgctctattagagtatcttgatctttattaGCGTTTTCCTTGAATAGTTAAATTCATACTCTTGGACTTGGTCTTCCTAAAACCTTTTAAACAAGTTTCTTATTACATAAACTGTAGCTAGCTCTGCTCTATTCCCATCTTTCTGTATATTCAAACTACGATGGTTTCACTTTAGTGTTGTTGCTGCAAGCCCacaagttcaaatttcaaaagggGTTTCTGGAACCTCAGGAAACCCACCCCCCTGAATACGCCCCTGGAATTGATACAACTAACCCATTTGAGCTTAagttatatatgtatgtgtatcaATTTTAGGTTGCAGCAACCCAACGTACTGTGATTATCGACAACTTCAGGGTTTGCTCAATCGCTGCTATATTTTTATGTTTCCCTATAGGGATTGTGGCACTAATATATTCAATAAAAGTAAGTATGCATGCACTAGCTGCAGTAGGATCAAGTCACACACTTAATttcttaataataataataagcctTAAATATATTAAGGCTCTTGTTTCAGCATTGCTGAATTTGCTGTGTATCATTTGATATCCTACATGTGATCAAATTGCAATAACTATAACAAGCCTGTACAATACTATTATTCATTCACCTAGAATATTCGGTTAGCTATTGCTTAAAGTGTGTTGAAATAATGACTGAATTCAGTGTGTATAATTTATCTGATTGTACAAGCCTCCAAAAGAAATTTATATACACACAAAGTATCCCTTCACTTTACATGCTATGAAAATAGTGAATGCACTAAGAAAATTATGTGTAACCTTCAAAATTTTTCACAAGAAAATAAAAGTATGTTTGTAGTGACCCAGCTTTGATCTGCAAATATAGAGCCTTAAACACTGCTTGCAATAGCCACATGTATGCTTGATATGTACAATTAATATGTAGCTTGAATATGCTGTAATTATGTAGGTAGACTATCACTCAAATGCTGGACGACATGAAGCAGCTAAAATGGCTGCCAAGACAGCAGGTAATGCTGCTCCTATTGGTATCGGACTAGGATCTGCATTATGTATAGTTTTATTTTTTACAATTGTTTCAGTTATTTTTGCTGTATTTACATAGATATAAGTTCCAGTTCTGCCATCAAACTTTATTATCTGTAAATATACACATGGCATTAACACTAGTAATAAGATTTTGAAAATTAattgtgacattttgctacTGTCAACCCACGCATGTATTCATTGGTGTGATTAGTTTGTTTCTTTGCATGATTCTTATATGTGCACCTTTAATTATATATTAAGTTTTTCTTTATAAGTTGTAACTTGATTTTACAGACAAGTAAAAACTATCTGAAGTGGTCACATCACTCACACCAAGCCAGTTCAAGTCAAGAGATGGTTTGATATTATCTAAAGAAGTTTTTTTTTATAACTCATAGGATATTTTTCTAGCTATCCGTACATTGTATATATAGATCAGGAACCTTACAGGATTATGCCTTTCTTATAAATATTTCCTGTTTAGTAATAACTATACATGTGATGTTAGTGATGACATCACTACAGATCATCACCTGATGTCATACAATTACTAGATAAAGAAGACACTTAATTCACTACAGGCTCACATGACCATCTACTGCCTTATATATGGACTTACATGAATGTATTTTGTGCCTTTGCTTAGTGGCAAACCTATATCTCTTAGTGTGATTATTACACATGTATATGGGTATTGTAGGATAGCATAGGTAGTGTGGTAGGGGCTTCCCCTCAAATGTGATAGGCATTTTATAAATTTGTACTCTACTTTTGTCTTCATTAAGTATGAATCGTACCAGTGTATGGATTAATTCCAGTAGTCATTTCCATGAGTGACTGCATGCTGATCTGTGATACAATTAGTTATGAACAAGTACTTATGTTTTACCATCGTtcctgaggtgcaagtgacatttgctgtgatGTAAATTATAGCCAGCCTTCTTTAGAAATAtacacgtgattgataacagcaataatgaaattatacTCTACTTATCATGGGGGACTTCAACTCACCTGACATCAACTGGGCAACTCTGTCTGGGTCTTTTCCATTCTCTAATGATCTGTGTGACCTTGTCTTTGAGCATAACCTCTCTCAAATTGTTAATTCACCATCTCACATTTGTGGAAACATTTTAGACTTAATCTTAACTAACTTTGAGGTCGACATTCATTCCTTAGTGCAACCATGCCTCTCAGGTGATACCATCAGATCATTTTCCCATATCATTTAGAGCCTCAATTGATTATCACACAGTAACTAACATAACTCCTAGATTTGTGTACGATTTCTCCAGCTAAGTATATTAGTATCCACTTGTCAAGCTGTGACTTTACAGCCTGCTACAATTCTTCTGATGTTGGAAGAAGTCTGGGCCATTATCAAACATCACATATCCACTGCCAtgtctttattattaattactaggcagacaGCACCGTAGGATGTAAAATCAACAATAGTGCAGTGCATGTTACAATTAATAAGAATACATATGCTACAATTACTAATTgtgaacaaaaagttacagtatgtatgtgttacatAAAAAAAGTTGGCTACGTTACAATTACTAATTTTAAATGTGTATGTTCCTTATGAACAGTAAGTtacagtacacatatacaaCTACTAATTACAAACAGTACGGTGCATGTTACAGATTAACAGTAAGTTACGATatgtatgttacaattactaattaATAAGAATCATTAacttacataatcaatttgtaaAACAATTTAGAGTGCTAGCTTCAATAGCCAGGATAGGTAGTAAGTTCCAATCACAAAAAGTATTaaagtaactattatgataatGATTAGATCTAGCAGTTAGTTGGTATGTTATAGTGAAAAGGATGTTGGAATCTAGTTAATAGGTGGTGGTTGTGATGTAGGTTGGTATTTCTAATGATTTTAAATTATGAAGTCCTTGGTATAGGATTGTGAGCCTTGAAATACGTCATCTAATGTTTAGTGCTGGCCACTGCTACTCTGAAAGCATACTGGTCACACTATATTTTCCCAGTTATAATCAGATTTCACCCATGTAGCCGCAATTCTCTACACCCTCTCAATAGCTTGATAGATAAATGGGGATCCCAAACTGAACCGAGATGTGTATTCTAGTTTTGGTCAAACTAATCCCAGGTAAGCAGCAGGTTTTACTGATTCATGCACATTTTGTTTAGGTTGCATCTCATAAAGTTTAGTGACTTAATTGCGCTACTTTTAATGTTGTTGATGTGTGGAGAGAATGACATTGATGAATGAAATAGGACTCCAAGATACAGATGTTGAGTGAGTGTTTCATCGCTGTCTACGCAATACTGGAATTCAGGTGCATGGTGAGGTAGATCTAGAGCAGGTAAATATAACACATTTGTCGATATTTAGGCTCATTTGCCATTGTTTGGTCCATTGAATAATACAATTTAAGTCTTGCTGTAGATGACAATGATCCTGTTCTGAGTGAATGACATGGTATAGaacacagtcatctgcaaattatCTGATAGATGAAGTAATATTGGTAGtaatgtcattgatgtataaTAAAAACATAAGCGGGCCTAGAACTGTTCCTTGAAGAACACCTGAATCAACATGAACGTAAGTTGAACTGTGACCCTTGATGACGACCCATTGTGTTGTCTTCATAAGCCAGCTGAATATCCAGTTATATACACTACCTTGAATTCCATAATGGTATAGTTTCTTCATTAAGCATTGGTTTGAAACAGTATCAAATGCTTTACGGAAATTACTAATAAGTCAACTGAAAGATGGTGATCCATTACAATATTAAGTAACTGGGTCTTACATGAATGATTGGGCCTAAAACCATATTGTTTGTCACTAAGTATTTGGTAAGTGGTtaagtgcaggggcggatctaggatttataaaggggggggctaactcaaggtactaatctcttgggtagaggtgtgcaaagcacacttcccagcatgcaaagcatgctggaactaggggggtctgggggcatgccccccccccccccccaaggaaaattttgaaaaatagatgctaaaacactgcaatttggagacatttccacataaaattcataatatttctgCCTATAGATATtttatactgcctttagattagaggtatggctctctgaagcattttgctaatggaaaagtttgggtaggtacagacaaccaagtacatgatgcacccctctcacaatttgcacaacactgaatatgtgcatgttagaataagtatgttgaaagtggaaaattttgaaatttgaacaatacaagattgaatctgagagcattttcaatggtaattgtgtacctgaattaagtagtA
The Dysidea avara chromosome 7, odDysAvar1.4, whole genome shotgun sequence genome window above contains:
- the LOC136261614 gene encoding uncharacterized protein isoform X1, which translates into the protein MANHIETQEINTVYPVTDVIPPSYEDVYPSGAPPSYNEALSHHITSAVTYNVNPPVQTEPIAAVRVVPQNSTSWRPQQRSTNRQVAATQRTVIIDNFRVCSIAAIFLCFPIGIVALIYSIKVDYHSNAGRHEAAKMAAKTAGNAAPIGIGLGSALCIVLFFTIVSVIFAVFT